DNA sequence from the Streptomyces sp. MST-110588 genome:
GGATCATGGGGGAGGGGCAGGTGAAGCTGGCCGACGCCCACTTCATCGAGCTGAACAAGCTGGACGACGAACTGCTCGACGAAATGGAGAGCGGTGACGAGGCCGGCTTCCGGCGCACCCTCGGCGCCCTGCTGGACGCGGTGCGCCGGCTGGGCGAACCGCTGCCGGACGACGCCCTGGAGCCGTCGGAGCTGATCCTCCCGGGTCCGGACGCCACCCTCGACGAGGTCCGGCAGATGCTCAGCGACGACGGCCTGATCCCCGGCTGAGACGCTGCACCCGCGACCGAGACGCTTCGCCCGCGGCTGAGACGCTGCCCCCGCGGCTGAGACGTCTCGGCCCGGCCGAACCGCTCACCTCCGGCCGGGCGACGACCGCAGATCCTCCAGCGCAGACGGCGCCCCGGACCCAGACGGGTCCGGGGCGCCGCCGTTCCCTCGCGCGCTACCGTTTCCTCCCGTGACTCCCCTCGCCCCCGGCCGGGCCACCCCGCGCCCGGGCCCGGTCCGCTTCCCGCGCCTGCGGGCGCACCCCCTGGCCGCCGACTCCGTCCTGGCGGTCGTCCTGTTCGCCGTGACCCTGGTCATCGCCGTCACCGACCCGCACGGCCCCAACGGCCCCCGGTACGGCGCCCGCGAGCTGACCGCGCCGACCGTGGTGCTGGCCGCCTTCGCCTGCTCGTCGCTGCTGCTGCGCCGCCGCTTCCCGCGCAGCGTCCTGGCCTTCACCACCGCCCTGGCGGTCCTGGAGCTGTTCGCCGAGGGGCCCGTGCCGCGCGCTCCGGTCGCCTGTGCCGCCGTCATCGCCCTGTACACCCTGGCCTCCCGCACCGACCGGTCCACGACCTGGCGCATCGGAGCGCTGACGGCCCTGGTGCTCACCGCCGCCGTGATGCTGTTCGGGACCGGGCCCTGGTACTCCCAGGAGAACGTGGGGGTCTTCGCCTGGACCGGCCTGGCCGCGGCGGCCGGTGACGCGGTCCGCAGCCGCCGCGCCTACATCGCCGCCATACGGGAACGGGCCGAGCGCGCGGAGCGCACCCGCGAGGAGGAGGCCGGCCGTCGCGTCGCCGAGGAGCGGATGCGCATCGCCCGCGAGCTGCACGATGTCGTCGCCCACCACATCGCGCTGGTCAACGTGCAGGCCGGGGTCGCCTCGCACGTCATGGACAGCCGCCCCGACCAGGCCAAGCAGGCGCTCGCCCACGTCCGCGAGGCCAGCCGCTCCGCACTGGAGGAACTGCGCGCCACCGTCGGCCTGCTGCGCCAGCACGGCGACCCCACGGCCCCCACCGAGCCCGCGCCGGGCCTGGGCGTCCTGGACCAGCTCATCGACGGCTTCACCCGCGCCGGACTTCCCGTGGACCTGGAGACCCCGCCGCGCCCCGACGGCCTGCCGGCCTCCGTCGACCTGGCCGCGTACCGGATCGTCCAGGAGGCCCTGACCAACGTGCACAAGCACGCGGGCCCGGGAGCGCGCGCCACGGTACGTATCGTCCGGACGCAGGACGCGCTGACCGTGACGGTGCTGGATGATGGCGCGGGCGTACCCGGGCACACGGGCGCACCCAAGGACGCGGGCGTATCCAAGGACGCGGGGGTGCCACCGCGCCGCCGTCCGGACCCGTACACGAACGGAGCCGGCACGCCCACGAACAAAACTGATCCAGAAGCGAAATGGACCGGTACGGAAGCGAACCGGACCCACCCGGAAGCGAACCGGACCGGCACGGCGTCCGACGGCGGCGGCCACGGCCTGATCGGCATGCGCGAGCGGGTCGCCGCCCTGCGCGGCACCGTGGAGACCGGCCCCCGCCCGAGCGGCGGCTTCCGGGTACGCGTACGCCTTCCGCTTCACCAGTCCCGTACGGGGGAGACGACATGACCATCAAGGTGCTGCTCGCCGACGACCAGGCGCTGTTGCGCAGCGCGTTTCGCGTGCTGGTGGAGTCCGAGCCGGACATGGAGGTGGCGGGGGAGGCGTCCGACGGCGCCGAGGCGTACGAACTCGCCCGGGCCCGGGGTGCCGACGTGGTCCTGATGGACATCCGGATGCCCGGTGTGGACGGGCTGGCCGCCACCCGCATGATCAGCCAGGACCCGGAGCTGGCGGACGTACGCGTGGTGATCCTGACGACCTTCGAGGTGGACGACTATGTCGTCCAGGCGCTGCGGGCCGGCGCCAGCGGCTTCCTGGGCAAGGGGGCCGAGCCGGACGAGCTGCTGAGCGCCATCCGTATCGCGGCGGCCGGTGAGGCGCTGCTGTCCCCGACGGCCACCAAGGGGCTGATCGCCCAGTTCCTGGCGCAGGGCGAGGGCGGGCCCGGCGAGGGGAGCGGCGGGCCCGGCGCGGACCGGCTGGGCGCGCTGACCGGCCGGGAGCGCGAGGTGCTGGTGCTGGTCGGCGGCGGGCTCTCCAACGATGAGATCGCCGAACGGCTGGCGGTCAGTCCGCTCACCGTCAAGACCCATGTCAACCGCGCGATGGCGAAACTGGGTGCCCGGGACCGCGCCCAGTTGGTGGTCATAGCGTACGAAACCGGACTTGTGCGCCCGAGGGTCGGCGGCGCTTCCCCGCAGTAGTTGGGGGAGGGTGGAGACGGACGTACTCCGAACGCGGTAGAGAGGGCGCCCCCGAAACCGACCTGGGAGCGACAAAAAACGGGTGGGACAGCACCGATGGTGTAGGTGGGCGCGAATGCCCCCTTCTGCCGAGTACCTCTGTCACAAGAAGAGAGACCCCACCCATGTCCTGGCTGTCCCGACTCAGCCTCGTACAACGGGGCCTGATAGCGCTGATGTCGATCGTGGCGATCGCCTTCGGCGCCATCGCGATACCCCAGCTCAAACAGCAGCTCCTGCCCTCCATCGAACTCCCCATGGTCTCGGTGCTGGCGCCGTACCAGGGAGCGTCGCCCGACGTCGTGGAGAAGCAGGTCGTCCAGCCGCTGGAGGACGGCATCCGGGCGGTCGACGGCATCAAGGGCGTCACGTCCAAGGCCGGCGAGGGCTCGGGCGTGATCATGGCCCAGTTCGATTACGGCAACGACTCCAAGCGGCTGGTCGCCGACGTCCAGCAGGCCGTCAACCGCGCCCGCGCCCGGCTGCCCAAGGACGTCGACCCGCAGGTCGTCGCCGGGTCGACGGACGACATGCCCACCGTCGTGCTGGCGGTGTCCTCCTCGGACAAGGACCAGCAGACCCTCGCCGACCAGCTCAAGCGCAGCGTCGTGCCGGCCCTGAAGAACATCGACGGCGTCGGCCAGGTCACGGTGGACGGCGTCCAGGACCGCGTCGTCGCGGTCACCCCCGACGAGAAGAAGCTCGCCCGGGCCGGGCTGACGGCCGCGGCGCTCGGCCAGGCGCTGGAGGCCAACGGGGCATCGGTGCCCGCCGGTTCCTTCGCCGAGGGCGGGCGCAGCAAGACCGTCCAGGTCGGCTCCGGTTACACCTCCGTCAAGCAGATCCAGGACCTGACGGTCGTGCCGGGCGCCGGCCCCGGAGGACCGGGGGGAGCCGGCGGCGGTCAGCAGGCCAGGCCCGTACGTGTCGGTGACATCGCCACCGTCAAGGAGGAGCAGGCCACCCCCACCTCCATCACCCGCACCGACGGCGCGCCCAGCCTCGCCGTCATGGTGACCATGGCCCAGGACGGCAGCGCGGTGGCCATCTCCGACGCGGTCAAGGACAAGCTGCCCCAGATCCGTGCCGACCTCGGCAAGGGCGCCAAGGTCACGGTCGCCTCCGACCAGGGCCCGGCGGTCTCCCGGTCCATCGAGTCGCTGACCACCGAGGGTCTGCTCGGCCTGGTCATGGCCGTGATCGTGATCCTGGTCTTCCTGCTGAGCCTGCGCTCCACGCTGGTGACCGCCGTCTCCATCCCGCTCTCGGTCGTCATCACCCTGATCGTGCTGTGGACCCGTGACCTGTCGCTGAACATGCTCACGCTGGGCGCCCTGACGATCGCCATCGGCCGGGTCGTCGACGACTCGATCGTCGTCCTGGAGAACATCAAGCGGCACCTGGGCTACGGCGAGGAACGGCAGCAGGCCATCCTGACCGCCGTCCGCGAGGTCGCCGGCGCCATCACCTCCTCCACGCTCACCACGGTCGCGGTCTTCCTGCCGATCGGTGTCGTGGGCGGCATGGTCGGCGCCCTGTTCGGCTCGTTCTCCCTGACGGTGGCCGTCGCCCTGCTCTCCTCCCTGATCGTCTCCCTGACGGTCGTGCCGGTCCTGTCGTACTGGTTCCTGCGCGCCCCCAAGATCCCCGAGGGCGCCGACCCGGACCACCTGCGCCGCGAGGCCGAGGAGAAGGAGGCCCGCAGCGCGCTCCAGCGTCTGTACGTCCCCGTACTGCGCTTCGCCACCCGCCGCCGCCTGGTCAGCCTGCTGATCGCGGTCGCGGTGCTGGTCGCCACCTTTGCCATGGGCCCGCTGCTGAAGACCAACTTCTTCGACCAGGGCAAGCAGGACACCCTGAGCATCAAGCAGGAGCTGAAGGCCGGTACGAGCCTGGGCGCCGCCGACGCGCAGGCCAAGAAGGTCGAGAAGCTGCTGTCCGGCCTGGACGCGGTCCAGGACTACCAGGTCACCGTCGGCTCCTCCGGCTTCATGGCGGCCTTCGGCGGCGGTACGGGCGCCAACCAGGCGTCGTACCAGGTCAAGCTGAAGGACGCGGCGGACTCCCAGAAGGTCACCGACCAGATCCGCAAGGGCCTGGACCAGCTCGGCAAGGGCATCGGCGAGACCACCGTCACCAGCGGCGGCGGCTTCGGCAGCCAGGACCTGAGCGTGGTGGTCAAGGCCGGCGACGCGAAGGTGCTGAAGAAGGCGGCGGAGCAGGTACGCAAGACGGTGGCCGGGCTCGACCACGTCACCGACGTACAGAGCGACCTGTCCCAGAGCGTGCCCCGGATCTCGGTGACGGCCAACGACAAGGCGGCGGCGGCCGGTTACAGCCAGGCTGCCCTCGGCCAGGCCGTCGCCCAGGCGGTGCGCGGCACCACCAGCGGCAAGGCGGTCCTGGACGACACCGAGCGCGACATCGTGGTGAAGTCCGCCCACCCGGCCACCACCGAGGCCGAGCTGAAGAACCTGGCCCTGCCCACTCCCGCCGGCACCGTCAGTCTCGGTGACATCGCCACCGTCCGCACGGTCGACGGGCCGGTCCGGATGACCCGGATCGACGGCGCGCGGTCCGCGACGATCACTGCCAAGCCGACCGGCGACAACACCGGCGCGGTCAGCGCGGACCTCCAGAAGCGGCTCAAGGCGCTCAAGCTCCCCTCGGGAGCCACCGCCGAGGTCGGCGGCGTCTCGCAGGACCAGACCGACGCGTTCTCCTCGCTGGGCCTGGCCATGCTCGCCGCCATCGCGATCGTCTTCATGCTGCTGGTGGCGACCTTCCGGTCGCTGATCCAGCCGCTGATCCTGCTGGTCTCGATCCCCTTCGCGGCCACCGGCGCGATCGGTCTGCTGGTCGCCACCGGCACCCCCATGGGTGTCCCGGCGCTGATCGGCATGCTGATGCTCATCGGCATCGTCGTCACCAACGCCATCGTCCTGATCGACCTGATCAACCAGTACCGGTCGCAGGGTTACGGTGTGGTCGAAGCCGTCATCGAGGGCGGCCGGCACCGGCTGCGCCCGATCCTGATGACGGCGCTGGCCACGATCATGGCCCTGCTTCCGATGGCCCTGTCCGTCACGGGCGACGGCGGCTTCATCTCGCAGCCGCTGGCGGTGGTCGTCATCGGCGGTCTGATCACCTCGACCCTGCTGACGCTGCTGCTGGTGCCGACGCTCTACGCGATGATCGAACTCCGCAAGGAGCGGCGGGCAAAGAAGAAGGCCGCCAAGCGGTCGGCGGGCGGCACGGCGCCGAAGTCCGGGGACCAGGCCCGTACCCCGGAGCCGGCGGGCGTGTGACGCCGGCCGTGGCCCGCATCCGGTAGCGCCGGGGTCCTTCGGTCCACGGGTGCTGCCCGGAGTGGGAACGACATGAGCGAGACCGCCGCCTCTTGGGAGGCGGCGGTCTCGTCGTATCCGGGGGCGAGGGCACGGGAACTGTTGAGCCGGCTGACGCGGCGTCCGATTGAAGTGGCTGCCGATTTAAGCGCGTACGGCCGAAGTGGCGCTCGTCGGCGTTGTGGGGGCGGATTCCTGCGCGCCGGAGTGCGCATCCGTCCGTCGGGAGCGCGCGCCCTTCATACGACGAACGCCGCGCACGCCCCTTGTGCGCCGGTGGCGGCGGGCGGAAGCATAGTTAATTGTGAAAGTACCCCGGGTCCAGGGAAACGGCCGCGGTCGACGGAGGTAATGGACGGTATCCGGGTGGTAGGCCCTGGGCGAATACCGATGCCGGGGTGCGGGGACGGCCGGTCAGGCCGTCGGTCCCCTATCGGACGGGTAGTCAGGAGCCTTGAACCCTATTGGTACTGGCCGATCGGCCGGCGGAGCAAGGGCGCGGTACGGCGATACCCGGCAAAAGGTAGGGGAGGAATTCCATGTCGTCTTTGCGGTCGGTTCCACGGATATCTGCGAGCACGACGTTCTCGGACTACGCGCTCACCACCGCCGCACGTCTCCTCGGCAGTGCGGGACTGGATGTCGAACAGGGCACGCGGGTACTGCGCACGATGCTGTCACCTTGGGGAGCGAGGCGGATCGGGACACGTCCCGACTGGCACTCCGACGTATGCGCCGACGGTTCGCCGATCGAGTTCTCCGCCGCCTTCGCGCGGGAGGGACTCCAGCTACGGGTGCTCGTGGAGGCCCTGCCGGACCGGCTGAGCACATCGGACGCACAGGAAGCGGCACTCGGCCTCACCCGTGGGCTGATCCAGGATTTCGGCGCCGCCGACAACCGGCTGGCGAGCGTCTCGGACCTGTTCCTGCCGAAGGAGGACCCGGCCGGCTTCGCCATGATGCACGCCGCCACCCTCGCACGGACCGGCGGCCCCGAGTTCAAGGTCTACCTCAATCCGAACGCCGACGAGAGCATGACCGGTACCGAGCGGACGCGTGAGGCGCTGGACCGCCTGGGGTTCGAAAAGGCATGGACCGCGGTCGAGGAATACGCCCGCCGGGGATTCGACCTCGACAGGATCGTCTACTTCGGTCTCGATCTGATCGACGGCCCCGAGTCGCGCGTAAAGGTGTACTTCCGCCATTACGACATCTCCCCGGCGGAACTCGACGCCCGAATGGAGATCTCGCTCCAGCACGAGGCCGGATTCCTGGGGGAATTCTGCCGTCGGCTGACCGGCAGCGACAGCGAGGTACGAGCCCAGCCGCTCGTCAGCAACCTGACGTTCACCACGGCCGGCGGGGACACGCCGGTGTCCGCGACGGTGTACGTCCCGCTGTGGCTGCACACGGCCAGCGACCGGATCGTCCGGGACCGCGTCAGCTCGGTCATGGCTGACATGGACCTGCCCGTCGGCAGCTATCAGTTGCTGCTCAGCCACATGGCCCGGCGTCCGCTCCCGGCCGGCCGCGGCATCCATACGTACGCCTCGGCACGCGTGCAGCACGGCCGCCCCCGTCTGACCACATACTGGTCCCCCGAGCTCTACGACCGGTACCCGCCCGCCCGCTACCAACGGGGGTGAACCGCATGCTGCCGCACGAAGCCTACCGGCCGCTGTTCGATGACGCGCAGGTCCGGCCCGGCCTGCTGCGGCAGCGATCGCCTCTTCGCTGGGGCGCCTGTCCGCCCGGCGTCATCCCGCTGACGGCGGCCGAGCCTGACTTCCCCGGGCCCCCGGTGGTCAGGGACGCCCTGATCTCGGCCGTCGCCGACGGCTATTTCCCCTATGCGTCACCCCTGGGATGCGATGAGCTGCGGGAGACCTTCTGCGAGGTGGCCCGGGCCCGTTACGGCATCACCGGCCACCCCGGGAGCGTGGTGCCCACTCCGGGCACCGCCGCCGCCCTGTGGGGTGTGGTGCACCTCCTGTGCGGACAAGGCGACGAGTGCATCCTGCTGGACCCCGTCGACCTGCTGTTCGGCCAAGCCGTCGACGCCGCGGGGGCCCGGCGGGTCTACTGCCCGGTCGACAAGAGCACGGGGCTGCTGGACGCGGACCGGCTCGCCTCGCTGATCACTTCCCGCACCGCCCTGATCTGCCTGTGCAATCCGCACAACCCGCTGGGCACGGTCTTCGACGAGAGGACCCTGCGGGCGGTGGCGGAGACGGCGGGCAGGCACCGGATACCGATCCTGTGCGACGAGGTGTGGAACGAGATCGTCCACCCGCCCGGACGGCACATCAGCATGGCGAGCCTGGAGACCGGGAACAGCCGGCGCATCTACACGGTGACGGGCCTGTCCAAGACCTTCGCGCTGCCGGGGCTGCGGACGGGATTCGTGCTCGCCCCGACCCCGCGGGAGGCGGACGCCCTGCAGCTCACCTTCCAGCGCCTGGGCGCCGCGTACAGCATGACGCCCTTCAGCCAGGCCGGCGCCCTGGCCGCGCTGCGCCACGGCTGGCCCTGGAAGGACGCCTTCCTGGAACACCTGCGGGGGGTGCGGGACTACTGCGTGGACCGGCTGAACGCGATCCCGGGAATCACCTGCGGGCGCCCGGAGGGAACCTACGTCCTGTTCCCCGATGTCTCCGCCACCGGGCTGAGCAGCCGGGCGATGGGCGGCTTCCTGCTGTCCCGGGCGCGGGTGGCGGTGGTGCCCGGCACCCCCGAGTGGTTCGGCCCGGCCGCCGAGGGCA
Encoded proteins:
- a CDS encoding efflux RND transporter permease subunit; this translates as MSWLSRLSLVQRGLIALMSIVAIAFGAIAIPQLKQQLLPSIELPMVSVLAPYQGASPDVVEKQVVQPLEDGIRAVDGIKGVTSKAGEGSGVIMAQFDYGNDSKRLVADVQQAVNRARARLPKDVDPQVVAGSTDDMPTVVLAVSSSDKDQQTLADQLKRSVVPALKNIDGVGQVTVDGVQDRVVAVTPDEKKLARAGLTAAALGQALEANGASVPAGSFAEGGRSKTVQVGSGYTSVKQIQDLTVVPGAGPGGPGGAGGGQQARPVRVGDIATVKEEQATPTSITRTDGAPSLAVMVTMAQDGSAVAISDAVKDKLPQIRADLGKGAKVTVASDQGPAVSRSIESLTTEGLLGLVMAVIVILVFLLSLRSTLVTAVSIPLSVVITLIVLWTRDLSLNMLTLGALTIAIGRVVDDSIVVLENIKRHLGYGEERQQAILTAVREVAGAITSSTLTTVAVFLPIGVVGGMVGALFGSFSLTVAVALLSSLIVSLTVVPVLSYWFLRAPKIPEGADPDHLRREAEEKEARSALQRLYVPVLRFATRRRLVSLLIAVAVLVATFAMGPLLKTNFFDQGKQDTLSIKQELKAGTSLGAADAQAKKVEKLLSGLDAVQDYQVTVGSSGFMAAFGGGTGANQASYQVKLKDAADSQKVTDQIRKGLDQLGKGIGETTVTSGGGFGSQDLSVVVKAGDAKVLKKAAEQVRKTVAGLDHVTDVQSDLSQSVPRISVTANDKAAAAGYSQAALGQAVAQAVRGTTSGKAVLDDTERDIVVKSAHPATTEAELKNLALPTPAGTVSLGDIATVRTVDGPVRMTRIDGARSATITAKPTGDNTGAVSADLQKRLKALKLPSGATAEVGGVSQDQTDAFSSLGLAMLAAIAIVFMLLVATFRSLIQPLILLVSIPFAATGAIGLLVATGTPMGVPALIGMLMLIGIVVTNAIVLIDLINQYRSQGYGVVEAVIEGGRHRLRPILMTALATIMALLPMALSVTGDGGFISQPLAVVVIGGLITSTLLTLLLVPTLYAMIELRKERRAKKKAAKRSAGGTAPKSGDQARTPEPAGV
- a CDS encoding sensor histidine kinase; protein product: MRAHPLAADSVLAVVLFAVTLVIAVTDPHGPNGPRYGARELTAPTVVLAAFACSSLLLRRRFPRSVLAFTTALAVLELFAEGPVPRAPVACAAVIALYTLASRTDRSTTWRIGALTALVLTAAVMLFGTGPWYSQENVGVFAWTGLAAAAGDAVRSRRAYIAAIRERAERAERTREEEAGRRVAEERMRIARELHDVVAHHIALVNVQAGVASHVMDSRPDQAKQALAHVREASRSALEELRATVGLLRQHGDPTAPTEPAPGLGVLDQLIDGFTRAGLPVDLETPPRPDGLPASVDLAAYRIVQEALTNVHKHAGPGARATVRIVRTQDALTVTVLDDGAGVPGHTGAPKDAGVSKDAGVPPRRRPDPYTNGAGTPTNKTDPEAKWTGTEANRTHPEANRTGTASDGGGHGLIGMRERVAALRGTVETGPRPSGGFRVRVRLPLHQSRTGETT
- a CDS encoding response regulator transcription factor, giving the protein MTIKVLLADDQALLRSAFRVLVESEPDMEVAGEASDGAEAYELARARGADVVLMDIRMPGVDGLAATRMISQDPELADVRVVILTTFEVDDYVVQALRAGASGFLGKGAEPDELLSAIRIAAAGEALLSPTATKGLIAQFLAQGEGGPGEGSGGPGADRLGALTGREREVLVLVGGGLSNDEIAERLAVSPLTVKTHVNRAMAKLGARDRAQLVVIAYETGLVRPRVGGASPQ
- a CDS encoding pyridoxal phosphate-dependent aminotransferase, which gives rise to MLPHEAYRPLFDDAQVRPGLLRQRSPLRWGACPPGVIPLTAAEPDFPGPPVVRDALISAVADGYFPYASPLGCDELRETFCEVARARYGITGHPGSVVPTPGTAAALWGVVHLLCGQGDECILLDPVDLLFGQAVDAAGARRVYCPVDKSTGLLDADRLASLITSRTALICLCNPHNPLGTVFDERTLRAVAETAGRHRIPILCDEVWNEIVHPPGRHISMASLETGNSRRIYTVTGLSKTFALPGLRTGFVLAPTPREADALQLTFQRLGAAYSMTPFSQAGALAALRHGWPWKDAFLEHLRGVRDYCVDRLNAIPGITCGRPEGTYVLFPDVSATGLSSRAMGGFLLSRARVAVVPGTPEWFGPAAEGNIRISYATSRAVVREALDRIAEAVEELVTGGPAVLQAAGTGR
- a CDS encoding tryptophan dimethylallyltransferase family protein; translation: MSSLRSVPRISASTTFSDYALTTAARLLGSAGLDVEQGTRVLRTMLSPWGARRIGTRPDWHSDVCADGSPIEFSAAFAREGLQLRVLVEALPDRLSTSDAQEAALGLTRGLIQDFGAADNRLASVSDLFLPKEDPAGFAMMHAATLARTGGPEFKVYLNPNADESMTGTERTREALDRLGFEKAWTAVEEYARRGFDLDRIVYFGLDLIDGPESRVKVYFRHYDISPAELDARMEISLQHEAGFLGEFCRRLTGSDSEVRAQPLVSNLTFTTAGGDTPVSATVYVPLWLHTASDRIVRDRVSSVMADMDLPVGSYQLLLSHMARRPLPAGRGIHTYASARVQHGRPRLTTYWSPELYDRYPPARYQRG